A stretch of Prunus dulcis chromosome 6, ALMONDv2, whole genome shotgun sequence DNA encodes these proteins:
- the LOC117631664 gene encoding kinesin-like protein KIN-4A isoform X1, translating into MEASENCCVKVALHIRPLIDDERLQGCKECVTVTPGKPQIKIGPHSFTFDRVYGSGGGPSPAIFEDCISPLIHGLFQGYNATVLAYGQTGSGKTYTMGTGSGDGCQTGLIPQVMNALFNKIEILKDQTEFQMQVSYIEILNEEVCDLLDSLSMKMETTNGHAAKVGRHPIQIREKSNGAITLAGLTEVAVNSLQEMATCLDQGSLNRATGSTNMNNQSSRSHAIFTITLEQMRKIRSAFPGNDTPDEDMGEEYFCAKLHLVDLAGSERAKRTGSDGLRLKEGIHINKGLLALGNVISALGDEKKRKEGVHVPYRDSKLTRLLQDSLGGNSKTVMIACISPADINAEESLNTLKYANRARNIQNKPIVNRDVISNEMQKMQEQLKLLQAELCARGGAPSDEVLVLKERIAWLEATNENLCRELHGYRSRCAVVQQCETDVQEGPVCFPKSDGLKRGFQSMDSSDYQMGEITSGENSKEIDEVKKEWEHQLLQNTMDIELNELNKRLEQKESEMRLFGGIDTEALKQHFGKKVLELEEEKRIVQQERDRLLAEVESLATNSVIQGQKMQDVHAQKLKFLETQILDLKKKQENQVHLLKAKQKSEEAAKRLQAEIQYIKAQKVQLQHKIKQEAEQFRQWKASREKELLQLRKEGRRNEYERHKLEALNQRQKTVLQRKTEVAATATKRLKELLEARKSAVRDNSVNPNRHTSASQSNERSLQRWLDHELEVMVHMYEVRFEYEKQKQVRAALEKELALLKQADQLSSEGQSTQRGKSGYSRVLSMSLDARMARIASLENMLGMSSNVLVVMASQLSEAEERERSLSGRGRWNQLRSMGDAKNLLQYIFNAAAEARCQLWEKNMEIKDMQDQLNELVTLLRKSEAQRKELVKEQKVTEQAVAVASSTSALQGNSRTSLKHCVDDISGRLSPRSLPAPKQLKFTPGIVSGSIQESATFLNQTRKMVPIGQLSMKKLATVGQGGKLWRWKRSHHQWLLQFKWKWQKPWRLSEWIKHSDETIIRSRPRPQAQIDIM; encoded by the exons ATGGAGGCATCAGAGAATTGCTGTGTCAAGGTAGCCCTTCACATTAGACCGCTTATTGATGATGAACGCCTTCAGGGTTGTAAGGAATGTGTTACTGTCACACCCGGAAAGCCTCAG ATAAAAATTGGCCCACATTCTTTTACATTTGATCGTGTCTATGGCAGTGGTGGAGGTCCATCACCTGCCATAtttgaagattgcatttctccACTTATTCATGGTTTATTCCAAGGATACAATGCTACTGTACTTGCTTACGGTCAG ACAGGATCTGGAAAGACATATACCATGGGAACTGGCTCTGGAGATGGCTGCCAGACGGGGCTGATTCCTCAAGTTATGAATGCATTGTTCAACAAGATTGAAATATTGAAGGATCAAACAGAATTCCAAATGCAAGTTTCCTATATTGAG ATTCTGAACGAAGAAGTGTGTGACTTGTTGGATTCTCTATCTATGAAAATGGAGACTACAAATGGACATGCCGCAAAAGTTGGAAGGCATCCGATACAAATTCGTGAAAAATCAAATGGAGCTATAACACTAGCAGGATTAACTGAAGTTGCTGTAAATTCGTTACAAGAAATGGCCACTTGCCTGGATCAAGGATCATTAAACAGAGCAACGGGGAGTACAAACATGAACAACCAATCTAG TCGATCACATGCCATCTTCACAATCACATTAGAACAGATGCGAAAAATCCGTTCAGCTTTTCCCGGGAATGACACTCCAGATGAGGATATGGGTGAAGAGTATTTTTGCGCAAAGCTCCATTTGGTAGATCTTGCTGGATCCGAACGAGCAAAGAGAACAGGTTCCGATGGTCTTCGGTTAAAAGAAG GTATACATATTAACAAGGGACTTCTTGCACTTGGTAATGTCATCAGTGCATTGGGGGATGAGAAAAAGCGAAAAGAGGGTGTGCATGTCCCTTACCGAGACAGTAAACTGACTCGACTTTTGCAG GACTCACTTGGTGGAAACAGCAAAACTGTAATGATAG CTTGCATCAGTCCTGCTGATATCAATGCCGAGGAAAGTCTTAACACTCTGAAATATGCAAATCGTGCTCGTAATATCCAGAACAAGCCTATT GTTAATAGAGATGTGATATCCAATGAGATGCAAAAGATGCAAGAGCAGCTAAAATTATTGCAGGCAGAGCTATGCGCTCGTGGTGGAGCTCCATCAGATGAAGTGCTG GTTCTTAAGGAAAGGATTGCTTGGCTTGAGGCTACCAATGAGAATCTTTGTCGAGAACTTCATGGATACCGCAGCAGATGCGCTGTTGTGCAGCAGTGTGAAACAGATGTGCAA GAAGGCCCTGTTTGTTTCCCAAAAAGTGATGGACTTAAGAGGGGCTTCCAGAGTATGGACTCATCTGATTATCAGATGGGGGAAATTACATCAG GCGAAAATTCTAAGGAAATCGATGAAGTAAAAAAAGAGTGGGAGCATCAACTTTTGCAAAACACTATGGATATAGAGTTGAATGAGTTGAACAAACGCTTGGAGCAAAAAGAG TCTGAAATGAGACTTTTTGGAGGGATTGACACTGAGGCACTGAAGCAGCACTTTGGAAAGAAAGTTTTGGAACtcgaagaagagaaaagaattgtgcaG CAAGAGAGGGACCGCTTATTGGCTGAAGTTGAGAGCCTTGCTACTAACTCTGTCATACAAGGACAAAAAATGCAAGATGTGCATGCGCAAAAATTAAAGTTTCTCGAAACACAG ATTTTAGATCTtaagaagaaacaagaaaaccaGGTCCACCTTTtaaaggcaaaacaaaaaagtgagGAAGCAGCAAAGCGGCTGCAAGCTGAAATACAATATATCAAAGCTCAGAAG GTTCAGTTGCagcataaaataaagcaagagGCAGAACAATTTCGACAATGGAAGGCTTCTCGTGAAAAGGAATTGCTACAG CTAAGGAAGGAAGGGAGGAGAAATGAGTATGAACGGCACAAGCTTGAAGCTCTGAATCAGCGCCAGAAAACg GTTCTTCAAAGAAAGACAGAAGTGGCAGCAACTGCTACCAAGCGGCTTAAGGAGTTGTTAGAAGCTCGCAAATCTGCTGTACGTGACAACTCAG TTAACCCCAACAGGCATACTTCAGCCAGCCAG AGCAATGAAAGATCTTTACAACGGTGGCTTGATCATGAGCTGGAAGTCATGGTGCATATGTATGAAGTTCGTTTCGAATATGAGAAGCAAAAGCAAGT GCGAGCTGCACTGGAAAAAGAATTGGCGTTACTTAAACAAGCAGATCAGCTTTCTTCTGAAGGGCAGAGTACCCAAAGAGGAAAGAGTGGATATTCCAG AGTGTTATCCATGTCACTGGATGCAAGAATGGCAAGAATAGCTTCACTTGAGAACATGCTTGGCATGTCTTCAAACGTTCTCGTGGTGATGGCTTCACAACTGTCAGAGGCAGAAGAAAGGGAGCGGAGCTTAAGTGGTCGTGGGCGTTGGAATCAGTTGCGTTCAATGGGTGATGCTAAGAACTTgcttcaatatatatttaatgctGCTGCAGAAGCAAG GTGCCAGTTGTGGGAGAAGAATATGGAAATTAAGGACATGCAAGATCAACTGAATGAGCTTGTAACTCTACTGCGAAAAAGTGAAGCACAGAGAAAAGAGCTCGTGAAGGAACAAAAAGTGACAGAACAAGCTGTTGCTGTTGCCTCAAGTACATCCGCTTTG CAGGGGAATTCACGCACTTCATTAAAGCACTGTGTCGATGATATAAGTGGTCGTTTATCTCCAAGGTCGCTTCCGGCACCAAAGCAGCTCAAATTCACACCTGGAATAGTTAGTGGGTCAATTCAAGAGTCGGCAACATTTCTGAACCAGACACGAAAG ATGGTACCAATTGGGCAATTGTCTATGAAGAAACTAGCAACGGTGGGTCAAGGAGGGAAACTTTGGAGGTGGAAGAGAAGCCATCATCAGTGGCTGCTACAGTTTAAATGGAAGTGGCAGAAGCCTTGGAGACTCTCAGAATGGATCAAGCACAGTGATGAGACAATAATTAGATCGAGGCCTCGCCCACAGGCTCAGATAGATATTATGTGA
- the LOC117631664 gene encoding kinesin-like protein KIN-4A isoform X3 has product MLQTGSGKTYTMGTGSGDGCQTGLIPQVMNALFNKIEILKDQTEFQMQVSYIEILNEEVCDLLDSLSMKMETTNGHAAKVGRHPIQIREKSNGAITLAGLTEVAVNSLQEMATCLDQGSLNRATGSTNMNNQSSRSHAIFTITLEQMRKIRSAFPGNDTPDEDMGEEYFCAKLHLVDLAGSERAKRTGSDGLRLKEGIHINKGLLALGNVISALGDEKKRKEGVHVPYRDSKLTRLLQDSLGGNSKTVMIACISPADINAEESLNTLKYANRARNIQNKPIVNRDVISNEMQKMQEQLKLLQAELCARGGAPSDEVLVLKERIAWLEATNENLCRELHGYRSRCAVVQQCETDVQEGPVCFPKSDGLKRGFQSMDSSDYQMGEITSGENSKEIDEVKKEWEHQLLQNTMDIELNELNKRLEQKESEMRLFGGIDTEALKQHFGKKVLELEEEKRIVQQERDRLLAEVESLATNSVIQGQKMQDVHAQKLKFLETQILDLKKKQENQVHLLKAKQKSEEAAKRLQAEIQYIKAQKVQLQHKIKQEAEQFRQWKASREKELLQLRKEGRRNEYERHKLEALNQRQKTVLQRKTEVAATATKRLKELLEARKSAVRDNSVNPNRHTSASQSNERSLQRWLDHELEVMVHMYEVRFEYEKQKQVRAALEKELALLKQADQLSSEGQSTQRGKSGYSRVLSMSLDARMARIASLENMLGMSSNVLVVMASQLSEAEERERSLSGRGRWNQLRSMGDAKNLLQYIFNAAAEARCQLWEKNMEIKDMQDQLNELVTLLRKSEAQRKELVKEQKVTEQAVAVASSTSALQGNSRTSLKHCVDDISGRLSPRSLPAPKQLKFTPGIVSGSIQESATFLNQTRKMVPIGQLSMKKLATVGQGGKLWRWKRSHHQWLLQFKWKWQKPWRLSEWIKHSDETIIRSRPRPQAQIDIM; this is encoded by the exons atgctGCAGACAGGATCTGGAAAGACATATACCATGGGAACTGGCTCTGGAGATGGCTGCCAGACGGGGCTGATTCCTCAAGTTATGAATGCATTGTTCAACAAGATTGAAATATTGAAGGATCAAACAGAATTCCAAATGCAAGTTTCCTATATTGAG ATTCTGAACGAAGAAGTGTGTGACTTGTTGGATTCTCTATCTATGAAAATGGAGACTACAAATGGACATGCCGCAAAAGTTGGAAGGCATCCGATACAAATTCGTGAAAAATCAAATGGAGCTATAACACTAGCAGGATTAACTGAAGTTGCTGTAAATTCGTTACAAGAAATGGCCACTTGCCTGGATCAAGGATCATTAAACAGAGCAACGGGGAGTACAAACATGAACAACCAATCTAG TCGATCACATGCCATCTTCACAATCACATTAGAACAGATGCGAAAAATCCGTTCAGCTTTTCCCGGGAATGACACTCCAGATGAGGATATGGGTGAAGAGTATTTTTGCGCAAAGCTCCATTTGGTAGATCTTGCTGGATCCGAACGAGCAAAGAGAACAGGTTCCGATGGTCTTCGGTTAAAAGAAG GTATACATATTAACAAGGGACTTCTTGCACTTGGTAATGTCATCAGTGCATTGGGGGATGAGAAAAAGCGAAAAGAGGGTGTGCATGTCCCTTACCGAGACAGTAAACTGACTCGACTTTTGCAG GACTCACTTGGTGGAAACAGCAAAACTGTAATGATAG CTTGCATCAGTCCTGCTGATATCAATGCCGAGGAAAGTCTTAACACTCTGAAATATGCAAATCGTGCTCGTAATATCCAGAACAAGCCTATT GTTAATAGAGATGTGATATCCAATGAGATGCAAAAGATGCAAGAGCAGCTAAAATTATTGCAGGCAGAGCTATGCGCTCGTGGTGGAGCTCCATCAGATGAAGTGCTG GTTCTTAAGGAAAGGATTGCTTGGCTTGAGGCTACCAATGAGAATCTTTGTCGAGAACTTCATGGATACCGCAGCAGATGCGCTGTTGTGCAGCAGTGTGAAACAGATGTGCAA GAAGGCCCTGTTTGTTTCCCAAAAAGTGATGGACTTAAGAGGGGCTTCCAGAGTATGGACTCATCTGATTATCAGATGGGGGAAATTACATCAG GCGAAAATTCTAAGGAAATCGATGAAGTAAAAAAAGAGTGGGAGCATCAACTTTTGCAAAACACTATGGATATAGAGTTGAATGAGTTGAACAAACGCTTGGAGCAAAAAGAG TCTGAAATGAGACTTTTTGGAGGGATTGACACTGAGGCACTGAAGCAGCACTTTGGAAAGAAAGTTTTGGAACtcgaagaagagaaaagaattgtgcaG CAAGAGAGGGACCGCTTATTGGCTGAAGTTGAGAGCCTTGCTACTAACTCTGTCATACAAGGACAAAAAATGCAAGATGTGCATGCGCAAAAATTAAAGTTTCTCGAAACACAG ATTTTAGATCTtaagaagaaacaagaaaaccaGGTCCACCTTTtaaaggcaaaacaaaaaagtgagGAAGCAGCAAAGCGGCTGCAAGCTGAAATACAATATATCAAAGCTCAGAAG GTTCAGTTGCagcataaaataaagcaagagGCAGAACAATTTCGACAATGGAAGGCTTCTCGTGAAAAGGAATTGCTACAG CTAAGGAAGGAAGGGAGGAGAAATGAGTATGAACGGCACAAGCTTGAAGCTCTGAATCAGCGCCAGAAAACg GTTCTTCAAAGAAAGACAGAAGTGGCAGCAACTGCTACCAAGCGGCTTAAGGAGTTGTTAGAAGCTCGCAAATCTGCTGTACGTGACAACTCAG TTAACCCCAACAGGCATACTTCAGCCAGCCAG AGCAATGAAAGATCTTTACAACGGTGGCTTGATCATGAGCTGGAAGTCATGGTGCATATGTATGAAGTTCGTTTCGAATATGAGAAGCAAAAGCAAGT GCGAGCTGCACTGGAAAAAGAATTGGCGTTACTTAAACAAGCAGATCAGCTTTCTTCTGAAGGGCAGAGTACCCAAAGAGGAAAGAGTGGATATTCCAG AGTGTTATCCATGTCACTGGATGCAAGAATGGCAAGAATAGCTTCACTTGAGAACATGCTTGGCATGTCTTCAAACGTTCTCGTGGTGATGGCTTCACAACTGTCAGAGGCAGAAGAAAGGGAGCGGAGCTTAAGTGGTCGTGGGCGTTGGAATCAGTTGCGTTCAATGGGTGATGCTAAGAACTTgcttcaatatatatttaatgctGCTGCAGAAGCAAG GTGCCAGTTGTGGGAGAAGAATATGGAAATTAAGGACATGCAAGATCAACTGAATGAGCTTGTAACTCTACTGCGAAAAAGTGAAGCACAGAGAAAAGAGCTCGTGAAGGAACAAAAAGTGACAGAACAAGCTGTTGCTGTTGCCTCAAGTACATCCGCTTTG CAGGGGAATTCACGCACTTCATTAAAGCACTGTGTCGATGATATAAGTGGTCGTTTATCTCCAAGGTCGCTTCCGGCACCAAAGCAGCTCAAATTCACACCTGGAATAGTTAGTGGGTCAATTCAAGAGTCGGCAACATTTCTGAACCAGACACGAAAG ATGGTACCAATTGGGCAATTGTCTATGAAGAAACTAGCAACGGTGGGTCAAGGAGGGAAACTTTGGAGGTGGAAGAGAAGCCATCATCAGTGGCTGCTACAGTTTAAATGGAAGTGGCAGAAGCCTTGGAGACTCTCAGAATGGATCAAGCACAGTGATGAGACAATAATTAGATCGAGGCCTCGCCCACAGGCTCAGATAGATATTATGTGA
- the LOC117631664 gene encoding kinesin-like protein KIN-4A isoform X2, with amino-acid sequence MEASENCCVKVALHIRPLIDDERLQGCKECVTVTPGKPQIKIGPHSFTFDRVYGSGGGPSPAIFEDCISPLIHGLFQGYNATVLAYGQTGSGKTYTMGTGSGDGCQTGLIPQVMNALFNKIEILKDQTEFQMQVSYIEILNEEVCDLLDSLSMKMETTNGHAAKVGRHPIQIREKSNGAITLAGLTEVAVNSLQEMATCLDQGSLNRATGSTNMNNQSSRSHAIFTITLEQMRKIRSAFPGNDTPDEDMGEEYFCAKLHLVDLAGSERAKRTGSDGLRLKEGIHINKGLLALGNVISALGDEKKRKEGVHVPYRDSKLTRLLQDSLGGNSKTVMIACISPADINAEESLNTLKYANRARNIQNKPIVNRDVISNEMQKMQEQLKLLQAELCARGGAPSDEVLVLKERIAWLEATNENLCRELHGYRSRCAVVQQCETDVQEGPVCFPKSDGLKRGFQSMDSSDYQMGEITSGENSKEIDEVKKEWEHQLLQNTMDIELNELNKRLEQKESEMRLFGGIDTEALKQHFGKKVLELEEEKRIVQQERDRLLAEVESLATNSVIQGQKMQDVHAQKLKFLETQILDLKKKQENQVHLLKAKQKSEEAAKRLQAEIQYIKAQKVQLQHKIKQEAEQFRQWKASREKELLQLRKEGRRNEYERHKLEALNQRQKTVLQRKTEVAATATKRLKELLEARKSAVRDNSVNPNRHTSASQSNERSLQRWLDHELEVMVHMYEVRFEYEKQKQVRAALEKELALLKQADQLSSEGQSTQRGKSGYSRVLSMSLDARMARIASLENMLGMSSNVLVVMASQLSEAEERERSLSGRGRWNQLRSMGDAKNLLQYIFNAAAEARCQLWEKNMEIKDMQDQLNELVTLLRKSEAQRKELVKEQKVTEQAVAVASSTSALGNSRTSLKHCVDDISGRLSPRSLPAPKQLKFTPGIVSGSIQESATFLNQTRKMVPIGQLSMKKLATVGQGGKLWRWKRSHHQWLLQFKWKWQKPWRLSEWIKHSDETIIRSRPRPQAQIDIM; translated from the exons ATGGAGGCATCAGAGAATTGCTGTGTCAAGGTAGCCCTTCACATTAGACCGCTTATTGATGATGAACGCCTTCAGGGTTGTAAGGAATGTGTTACTGTCACACCCGGAAAGCCTCAG ATAAAAATTGGCCCACATTCTTTTACATTTGATCGTGTCTATGGCAGTGGTGGAGGTCCATCACCTGCCATAtttgaagattgcatttctccACTTATTCATGGTTTATTCCAAGGATACAATGCTACTGTACTTGCTTACGGTCAG ACAGGATCTGGAAAGACATATACCATGGGAACTGGCTCTGGAGATGGCTGCCAGACGGGGCTGATTCCTCAAGTTATGAATGCATTGTTCAACAAGATTGAAATATTGAAGGATCAAACAGAATTCCAAATGCAAGTTTCCTATATTGAG ATTCTGAACGAAGAAGTGTGTGACTTGTTGGATTCTCTATCTATGAAAATGGAGACTACAAATGGACATGCCGCAAAAGTTGGAAGGCATCCGATACAAATTCGTGAAAAATCAAATGGAGCTATAACACTAGCAGGATTAACTGAAGTTGCTGTAAATTCGTTACAAGAAATGGCCACTTGCCTGGATCAAGGATCATTAAACAGAGCAACGGGGAGTACAAACATGAACAACCAATCTAG TCGATCACATGCCATCTTCACAATCACATTAGAACAGATGCGAAAAATCCGTTCAGCTTTTCCCGGGAATGACACTCCAGATGAGGATATGGGTGAAGAGTATTTTTGCGCAAAGCTCCATTTGGTAGATCTTGCTGGATCCGAACGAGCAAAGAGAACAGGTTCCGATGGTCTTCGGTTAAAAGAAG GTATACATATTAACAAGGGACTTCTTGCACTTGGTAATGTCATCAGTGCATTGGGGGATGAGAAAAAGCGAAAAGAGGGTGTGCATGTCCCTTACCGAGACAGTAAACTGACTCGACTTTTGCAG GACTCACTTGGTGGAAACAGCAAAACTGTAATGATAG CTTGCATCAGTCCTGCTGATATCAATGCCGAGGAAAGTCTTAACACTCTGAAATATGCAAATCGTGCTCGTAATATCCAGAACAAGCCTATT GTTAATAGAGATGTGATATCCAATGAGATGCAAAAGATGCAAGAGCAGCTAAAATTATTGCAGGCAGAGCTATGCGCTCGTGGTGGAGCTCCATCAGATGAAGTGCTG GTTCTTAAGGAAAGGATTGCTTGGCTTGAGGCTACCAATGAGAATCTTTGTCGAGAACTTCATGGATACCGCAGCAGATGCGCTGTTGTGCAGCAGTGTGAAACAGATGTGCAA GAAGGCCCTGTTTGTTTCCCAAAAAGTGATGGACTTAAGAGGGGCTTCCAGAGTATGGACTCATCTGATTATCAGATGGGGGAAATTACATCAG GCGAAAATTCTAAGGAAATCGATGAAGTAAAAAAAGAGTGGGAGCATCAACTTTTGCAAAACACTATGGATATAGAGTTGAATGAGTTGAACAAACGCTTGGAGCAAAAAGAG TCTGAAATGAGACTTTTTGGAGGGATTGACACTGAGGCACTGAAGCAGCACTTTGGAAAGAAAGTTTTGGAACtcgaagaagagaaaagaattgtgcaG CAAGAGAGGGACCGCTTATTGGCTGAAGTTGAGAGCCTTGCTACTAACTCTGTCATACAAGGACAAAAAATGCAAGATGTGCATGCGCAAAAATTAAAGTTTCTCGAAACACAG ATTTTAGATCTtaagaagaaacaagaaaaccaGGTCCACCTTTtaaaggcaaaacaaaaaagtgagGAAGCAGCAAAGCGGCTGCAAGCTGAAATACAATATATCAAAGCTCAGAAG GTTCAGTTGCagcataaaataaagcaagagGCAGAACAATTTCGACAATGGAAGGCTTCTCGTGAAAAGGAATTGCTACAG CTAAGGAAGGAAGGGAGGAGAAATGAGTATGAACGGCACAAGCTTGAAGCTCTGAATCAGCGCCAGAAAACg GTTCTTCAAAGAAAGACAGAAGTGGCAGCAACTGCTACCAAGCGGCTTAAGGAGTTGTTAGAAGCTCGCAAATCTGCTGTACGTGACAACTCAG TTAACCCCAACAGGCATACTTCAGCCAGCCAG AGCAATGAAAGATCTTTACAACGGTGGCTTGATCATGAGCTGGAAGTCATGGTGCATATGTATGAAGTTCGTTTCGAATATGAGAAGCAAAAGCAAGT GCGAGCTGCACTGGAAAAAGAATTGGCGTTACTTAAACAAGCAGATCAGCTTTCTTCTGAAGGGCAGAGTACCCAAAGAGGAAAGAGTGGATATTCCAG AGTGTTATCCATGTCACTGGATGCAAGAATGGCAAGAATAGCTTCACTTGAGAACATGCTTGGCATGTCTTCAAACGTTCTCGTGGTGATGGCTTCACAACTGTCAGAGGCAGAAGAAAGGGAGCGGAGCTTAAGTGGTCGTGGGCGTTGGAATCAGTTGCGTTCAATGGGTGATGCTAAGAACTTgcttcaatatatatttaatgctGCTGCAGAAGCAAG GTGCCAGTTGTGGGAGAAGAATATGGAAATTAAGGACATGCAAGATCAACTGAATGAGCTTGTAACTCTACTGCGAAAAAGTGAAGCACAGAGAAAAGAGCTCGTGAAGGAACAAAAAGTGACAGAACAAGCTGTTGCTGTTGCCTCAAGTACATCCGCTTTG GGGAATTCACGCACTTCATTAAAGCACTGTGTCGATGATATAAGTGGTCGTTTATCTCCAAGGTCGCTTCCGGCACCAAAGCAGCTCAAATTCACACCTGGAATAGTTAGTGGGTCAATTCAAGAGTCGGCAACATTTCTGAACCAGACACGAAAG ATGGTACCAATTGGGCAATTGTCTATGAAGAAACTAGCAACGGTGGGTCAAGGAGGGAAACTTTGGAGGTGGAAGAGAAGCCATCATCAGTGGCTGCTACAGTTTAAATGGAAGTGGCAGAAGCCTTGGAGACTCTCAGAATGGATCAAGCACAGTGATGAGACAATAATTAGATCGAGGCCTCGCCCACAGGCTCAGATAGATATTATGTGA